The following is a genomic window from Collimonas fungivorans Ter331.
ACCGCCAGGGTACCTATCACTCCACCCAAGGGAAACAGCGCCGTGATGTTGCTGGCCTGGGAGATGGAAAACCCGGCGTTCTTGATCAGTGTCGGCATCCAGCTGGTCAGCAGATAGAAAATCAGCAGGCCCATGAAATAAGTCAGCCACAGCATCAGCGTGCCGAACCGGTAGCGTGCCGAGAAAATCACCGCCAGCGCGGTTTTCCCGGCCAGCGCGACCAGCTCCGGCACGGTAAATTGCGCTTCCGAGGTAATCGATCCGGGCGCAATGCGGTTCAGCACATCGGCGATCTTTTTATCCGGCCAGCGCCGCACCACCATGAAACGCGGCGATTCCGGCAACTGCAGCAGCAACACCGCCAGCAGCAGCGGCAGGCAGCCGCCGACGATGAACATGCTGTGCCAGCCGTAATGCGGGATCATCCAGGCAGCCACAAAACCGCCCAGCGCCGAACCCAGGGTGAAACCGCAGAACATGGTGTTGACGATCATCGAGCGCTTGCGCTGCGGCGCATATTCCGACATCAAGGTGACTGCATTCGGCATCGCCGCACCCAGTCCCAGGCCGGTCAGGAAGCGCAGCACCGTGAGTATCTGGATCGAGCCGGCGAACGCCGACATCAGCGTCCAGAAGCCGAACAGCAGGACCGACGCCAGCAGCACTTTCTTGCGGCCGATGCGGTCGGCCAGCGGCCCGGCCAGCAGTGCGCCCACCGCCAGCCCTACCAGCGCGGCGCTCAGCACCGGCACCAGCGCCGCCTTTTCAACATGCCATTCCTGGCTCAAGGCAGGCGCCAGGAAGCCGATGATGGCGGTGTCGAAACCGTCAATCGCAATGATCAGGAAACACAGTCCGAGGATCAGCCACTGGTAGAGGGAAAACGGTTTGTCGTCGATGAACTGCTGGACATCGATGGTCTGCCTGGCCGTCATGTCGCGCTCCCGATGCGCGGCTGGAAAAGCGCGGCGCTGCGGACGGCATGGACGGTAGGGGCGGCAAACGGTTGCCGCGGGCTGGTGCGCATAGCTTTGTCTCCTGAATTTTATGTTTTTATCTTTTGTCGCCAAAGCGCAAGCAGCCGCCCTGCCGTATTGCTTATTGCCGGTATTGTGCAAGTCTTTGCTTGTTTCCGGTTTGCTGAATACTAGGGTTTGTCCTATTCCACATCAAGACGGCGATGTCGTGCAGTAAGCGTATATCGCACATATTGTGCGATATACGCCCAAACTAACTATTGTTTCTAGCGCAGCCGCCGTTTAAAACTGCATGCCGACGTAGTTTTCGGCCAGCGCCGTGGCCGCGGCGCGCGACGCGACCACATAATCCAGTTCGGCCCGCTGCAACTGCTGCTGGAACGGCGACGCATCGGCGAAATTGTGCAGCATGCTGGTCATCCACCAGGAGAAATGCTCGGCGCGCCAGACGCGCTTGAGCGCGGCCTCCGTATATCCGGCCAGCAGGTCTTGCCGGCCGTCCCGGTAGAACTGTTCGAATCCGCTTGCCAGCAGACGTACATCCGAGACGGCAAGATTAAGGCCCTTGGCGCCGGTGGGCGGCACGATATGGGCGGCGTCGCCAGCCAGGAACAGCCGGCCGTATTGCATAGGGGTAGAGACAAAGCTACGCATGCCGATGATGTTCTTCTGGAATATGCGGCCTTCTTTCAACGCCCAGCCGTCCGAGCAAGCCAGCCGCGTGTTCAGTTCCGACCAGATGCGGTCGTCGGACCAATTGTCTACGTCATCCTTGGGATCGCATTGAAAGTACAGGCGCTGCACCGTAGGCGAGCGGGTGCTGACCAGGACGAAGCCGCGCTGATGCTGGGCATAGATCAGTTCGTCCGAAGACGGCGGCGCCTCGACCAGGATGCCGAACCAGCCGAACGGGTAGCTGCGCTGGAAATCCTGGCGTGGATTCTCCGGAATGGCGGGGCGCGAGACACCGTGAAAGCCATCGCAGCCGATCACGAAATCGGCTTGCAGCACGGCGGGTTCTCCCAGTTGCGTATAGCGCACCGAAGGGGTCTTGCCCTGGAGATCGTGCAGGCTGACGTCGCTCACTTCGAACAGGATTTTTCCGTCAACGGCAAGGCGTGCGGCCACCAGGTCCTTGATCACTTCATTCTGTGCATAGACAGTGATCGAGCGTCCGGTAAGCTCGGTCAGGTCGATGCGGTGGCGGCGGCCGCCGAAGGCCAGTTCGATGCCATGATGCACCACGCCCTCGCGCTGCATGCGGGCGCCGACCCCGCTTTGATTGAGGATATCCATCGTGCCCTGTTCCAGCACGCCGGCGCGGATGGTGGCCTCGATCTCGGCCCGGCTGCGGCTTTCCAGTACTACCGATTCGATGCCGTTCAGGTGCAGCAGGTGCGACAGCAGCAGGCCGGCCGGGCCGGCGCCGATAATGGCTACTTGCGTTTGCATTGGTCTTCTCCATTTTTTTTGACGATTTTTTTGTACATCCCGCTAGCTATAAATCCTAGTCCAGCAAGCGCCGGTAAAAAATGGATGAAACGAGAAAAAACTTGTACTATTTTGACAGTCGCCTCTTTCAGGAAGCAGGACATGGACGCTCGGCATGCAGTCAAAAAAACCGTCAACGGAGACATCCCGCAATTCACCCTGTATGGCGAAAACGCGGCGGCCGAGAATGCCGAATTCGTCCATATCGAGCTGATAGAAACGCGCAGCCGGCTGCACGACTGGCATATCCAGAGCCATACCCACCGCGGCCTGTTCCAGATCCTGTTTTTGTTCGGCGGCCATGTGCGCGCCGAGATCGATGCCGGGCTGTG
Proteins encoded in this region:
- a CDS encoding MFS transporter yields the protein MTARQTIDVQQFIDDKPFSLYQWLILGLCFLIIAIDGFDTAIIGFLAPALSQEWHVEKAALVPVLSAALVGLAVGALLAGPLADRIGRKKVLLASVLLFGFWTLMSAFAGSIQILTVLRFLTGLGLGAAMPNAVTLMSEYAPQRKRSMIVNTMFCGFTLGSALGGFVAAWMIPHYGWHSMFIVGGCLPLLLAVLLLQLPESPRFMVVRRWPDKKIADVLNRIAPGSITSEAQFTVPELVALAGKTALAVIFSARYRFGTLMLWLTYFMGLLIFYLLTSWMPTLIKNAGFSISQASNITALFPLGGVIGTLAVGWLMDRMSAHKAIAITYVLTGIFVYAIGHGTGDAVLLGVLMFVAGLCMNGAQSSMPALAAGFYPTQGRATGVAWMLGIGRLGGILGAAIGGQLLQFGWGLSAIFSLLALPAFVAAAALLFKHLHLRSHGQLSMSS
- a CDS encoding 4-hydroxybenzoate 3-monooxygenase — protein: MQTQVAIIGAGPAGLLLSHLLHLNGIESVVLESRSRAEIEATIRAGVLEQGTMDILNQSGVGARMQREGVVHHGIELAFGGRRHRIDLTELTGRSITVYAQNEVIKDLVAARLAVDGKILFEVSDVSLHDLQGKTPSVRYTQLGEPAVLQADFVIGCDGFHGVSRPAIPENPRQDFQRSYPFGWFGILVEAPPSSDELIYAQHQRGFVLVSTRSPTVQRLYFQCDPKDDVDNWSDDRIWSELNTRLACSDGWALKEGRIFQKNIIGMRSFVSTPMQYGRLFLAGDAAHIVPPTGAKGLNLAVSDVRLLASGFEQFYRDGRQDLLAGYTEAALKRVWRAEHFSWWMTSMLHNFADASPFQQQLQRAELDYVVASRAAATALAENYVGMQF